A single genomic interval of Arachis duranensis cultivar V14167 chromosome 7, aradu.V14167.gnm2.J7QH, whole genome shotgun sequence harbors:
- the LOC107459119 gene encoding LOW QUALITY PROTEIN: probable glucan 1,3-beta-glucosidase A (The sequence of the model RefSeq protein was modified relative to this genomic sequence to represent the inferred CDS: substituted 1 base at 1 genomic stop codon), with the protein MSICLNLRRLLLNFVITLTMLSLSHEARQNLDSPVRAVSLGGWLVTEGWIKPSLFDGIPNKDFLDGTGLQFKSVTTGKYLCAESGGGTILVANRTAASGWETFRLWRLNETTFRFRVFNKQFVGLDGINVVAITNISTDSLTFNIVKESNKSNRVRIKTTSGTYLQAKSEVMVSADISKVSGWRDDDPTVFQLTIGGRMQGEFQVTNGYGPLKAPQVMKDHWNSFIVENDLKMIASKGINALRIPVGWWIASDPTPPSPYVAGSLHALDNAFFWAQKYGLKIIIDLHAAPGSQNGYEHSSSRDTSQEWGKTDENIQQTVNVIEFLAARYAKSPSLYAVELINEPLSPGATLEALNKYYKAGYEAVRKHSKTAYVVLSNRLASSDPREFFPVATGLMKTVIDVHYYSLYESKFDNLTVQLNSVFLFCNFFFLVKFVLLXIGLILIGILGEWVSEWKVNGATKEDYQRFAKAQLDVYGRATFGWSYWTLKNVNNHWSLEWMINNGYIKL; encoded by the exons ATGAGTATCTGTCTCAACCTCAGAAGATTGCTTCTTAACTTTGTTATTACCTTGACAATGCTTTCTCTATCCCATGAAGCAAGACAAAATCTCGATTCCCCTGTGAGAGCAGTTAGTCTTGGTGGTTGGCTCGTTACTGAAGGTTGGATCAAACCTTCTCTCTTCGATGGAATTCCAAACAAGGATTTCTTG GATGGAACTGGTCTTCAGTTCAAGTCTGTGACAACAGGGAAGTATCTGTGTGCAGAGTCTGGAGGAGGAACGATCCTAGTTGCAAACCGCACTGCCGCTTCGGGCTGGGAAACATTCAGG TTATGGAGGCTGAACGAGACCACTTTCAGATTCAGGGTGTTCAACAAGCAGTTTGTGGGATTAGATGGGATCAACGTTGTAGCTATTACCAATATTTCAACTGATTCTTTAACTTTCAATATTGTTAAGGAAAGTAATAAATCTAACCGCGTTCGAATCAAAACAACTAGTGGTACCTATCTGCAG GCAAAGTCGGAGGTGATGGTGAGTGCAGACATTTCAAAGGTAAGCGGATGGAGAGACGATGACCCAACAGTTTTCCAACTCACAATTGGTGGAAGGATGCAAGGTGAGTTCCAGGTCACCAATGGTTATGGCCCACTCAAGGCTCCCCAAGTCATGAAG GACCACTGGAACAGTTTCAttgttgaaaatgatttgaagATGATAGCGAGTAAGGGAATAAATGCACTTAGAATTCCTGTTGGATGGTGGATAGCAAGTGATCCAACTCCACCCTCCCCTTATGTTGCTGGTTCCTTGCATGCTCTAGACAATGCCTTCTTCTGGGCTCA GAAATATGGGTTGAAAATTATCATTGATCTTCACGCTGCACCTGGTTCCCAAAATGGGTATGAGCATAGCTCCTCCAGAGACACTTCTCAAGAATGGGGGAAAACAGATGAGAACATCCAACAAACCGTTAATGTTATAGAGTTCTTAGCTGCAAG GTACGCAAAAAGCCCAAGCCTGTATGCGGTTGAGCTGATAAACGAGCCTCTATCACCAGGTGCCACCTTAGAGGCTTTGAACAAGTATTACAAAGCTGGGTATGAAGCAGTGCGCAAACACTCAAAAACAGCTTATGTTGTTTTGTCAAATAGGTTAGCGTCCTCGGACCCAAGGGAATTCTTCCCTGTTGCCACTGGCCTCATGAAAACAGTGATTGATGTCCACTACTACAGCCTCTATGAATCCAAATTTGACAACTTAACCGTCCAATTAAA CTCAGtctttttgttttgtaattttttttttttggtcaagttTGTTTTATTATGAATTGGTCTAATATTAATTGGAATTCTAGGTGAATGGGTTTCTGAATGGAAAGTTAATGGAGCCacgaaagaggattaccaaagATTTGCAAAAGCCCAATTAGATGTTTATGGAAGAGCAACGTTTGGATGGTCTTATTGGACCTTAAAGAACGTCAACAACCATTGGAGTTTGGAATGGATGATCAACAATGGTTACATTAAGCTATAA